ACAAATGGGGCAGGTACAGATTggatgaccagaagcaccacaataaagacataagccctcattacaaccctggcggttggtgttaaagcggcggtaagaccgccaacaggccggcggaaaaaaattgaatcacggccgtggcggaaaccgccaacatagacagccactttaacactccgaccaccacggcggtacaaacaaacagcatggcggtcaccgccaacagacaggcggaggacaatgtaccacccacagtatcacaacagtccaatctgccaccttttccggggcggattcaccgcgaacaaaaacacggcggaaacaggacttcgaagggaaaacgctcacctccacacaccccacgtggaatccggatgccatggaacccgagctccagatcctgccagcccttatcttcttgctcctctaccaggagcacgaacgccagcgacgaagacaacggtgagtactgcccctacgacacaggggagggaaaaaacagagtttgcccactgttcattcctggggagtgcaaagccacagtctctcaagtggataacagtcttcactggttctggagggggccttgtgcccagagtgcttcatcctgccaaggactgaggtagtggatgtgaatctccactggttctggagggggccttgtgcccagagtgcttcatcctgccatggactgaggtagtggatgtgaatctccactggttctggagggggccttgtgcccagagtggttcatcctgccaaggactgaggcagtggatgccttactccactggttctggagggggccttgtgcccagagtgcttcatcctggtcgtgacggactcagtagcgtcagtgctcttggcgctcatgggccagcggtgcttgttgcagcggtgtccttggcagcggtgcttgtggtggcagtgtcctgttcagcggtgcttgtggcggcggtgtcctgttcagcggtgattgtggcggcagtgtcctgttcagcggtgcttgtggcagcagtgtccttggcagcggtgcttgtggcggcggggtccttggcagtgactcagctgctggcggtcctgtctggcccagcggggctggtgctggcggtcctttatggcccagcggggctggtgctggcggtcctttatggcccagcgggactggtgctggcggtccgatatggcccagcggggctggtgctggcggtcccttatggcccagcggggctggggctggcggtcccttatggcccagcggggctggtgctggcagtcctttatggcccagcagggctggtgctagcggtcccttatggcccagcggggctggtgctggcggtcctgtcctgggcagctgggctggtgctggcggtcctgtcctgggcagctgggctggtgctggcggtggcctcctgggcagcgtggatgatggcagtggcctcctgggcagcggggatgatggcggtagcctcctgggcagcagggatgatggcggtattctccgccgtgctgctcttcccagacttgctgagtttcttgtgccccttcccaccttggaaggtgtcgcagctgactcccacctgtacccctgggagcggctttggtggctggagtcttccccctctctccctgggcactggccaacttttgatgcttgacaggtgggggactgtccgtgctgtggctccgtgccacactggctgccctgctgcctggtgcacttcagattccggtgactacaggcaccactggtctcggagatgttgtggctgaggtgctaggttgggaactggagagtcgggccctaggagacagacggggtaggggaggtgagggaaagaggtcaagggtggacaggaaaggtttcttgggaacactgggacgggtagctgaagggggtttaggagtggaggaagaggttgtggttgtaggaggtgttcgtttggtgactttgggtgaaggtgcatgcgctgtaggctgttgtgaggtggatggctgttgggtgggtgtgtggctgcgtttgtgtatcttgggaggtggtgtcacagacacactgggagaggacacaggggacgtgtgaatggtagtgggggtggtgattgcacatgagaggggtgtggtggtgggtgtgctggtgatggaagtagtggctgtagatgtagtgcatgcaggtgtgagtgtagacgagactgggagggaggagggagacgaggaggaggggacacagtggaggcaggggatggtgtgtctgcatgtgtgtgatccttgcatgagtgcctgtgggatgtgtggtgcttatgtttgcctgagcttcccttgtgtattgacgtgtgtgcatgctggtctgaaggtgtgcttgggataggctgaggtagaggggactgggtctgggtggaggaagttggatgggggaggctagagacagggacaatagctgccatcagtgttgaggccagagtctgaaaagcttgctgaagggccgcctgaccagaatgaatgccctccaggaatgcatttgtttgttgcaactgcctttctacaccctggatggcattcaaaatggtagacagcccaacagtgagggacctgaggaggtcaatggcctcctcactgagggcagaaggggtgactgtggcagggcctgaggtgcctggggcaaaggtgatgcccaccctcctgggtgagcaggcaaggggcAAAGGccgagtggctgctgggagggtggtgctggagggggtggtggcggctgtacctacagatgcgggggcacagatgggcccgccactgcaagggagctcccatcagaggacgagtccgtatccctggtgtcagctcctgtccctgccgtggagctcccctcaccctctatcccactggtgaaatctgagtccgtagtctcaccctccagggccatgtgggatgcagctccctcctgctccggtgccactgctcctccgcctgatgatgctaatgcacacaagtacagggagaccacaaaaagggggggacagaagaaaggcatgttgagtgcatacattaccgctaccgttagcggacacgacagacacagaagccccgtgcactacgccgcgcacttggggtccactgttcaatccctgggacatggcctacaaggctatggctgacatctgcacacatggatgtcacaggggactgactaggtgtacttggcactgtacacaggtggagtggggtgccacagggtctgccagaacaaggggacctaactaggatactcgccctggcctagggaaacccacagcccacctaccccacccagacacctccactgtgcgctcaatcagctgaatgagagtgtactcacccccttgtggctgctgtgatgccctcaagcgcccatccaactccgggtacgccaccgccaggatcctgaacatcaggggggtcatggtgcgacgggcacccctcccacgttgggaggtcatccccagctgggcgtccgccgtcttcttgctccagcggtgaatgtcctcccatctcttacagcagtgggtgctccgtctgtgatagacccccagggtccggacgtccttggcgatggcacgccaaacatccttcttctggtgggcgctgacctacaggaattgtacaggggaaaaagaaaagttattaccaactgcaccttcacagtcattggcccccatccctacccttgccatgtggcacatgcactcaccgtcgtttcatgcatgcctcaatctcccccccatctttcatccaccccactccacataggcatagcccgtacagcatgctcccagtgtacttacctgtttgtctggaggaccgtagagtagcgtgtactgggggaggaccccatccacatgtttgtccaactcctctgatgtgaaggtaggtgccctttccccagacgcacgagccattgtctcatctagtctgaggtcacagcagcacttgcagtgtaggtcctctcctgtcgaagatcaggtatcgagtgattgaacagagagaaaatggcggtcacgtcagcggcggtgcgtaccgtcaccgccggtgtacatcgtcattggctcctgggacccatagggtccaatgttaaccaattgagAATTgctcagcggtcttcgaccacctaccgcgacggtgtacagcgccagagcagttacctcacatcccattgtcccactttacaggtcaagcagccgccatttcaggggcccacatggcttaatttgtaactgcgtcacacatacctaggccttgcctcaacactcatacaggcaaaattttggattatgattcgtgttctgtgtaagctgtgggtacgtacctctgagttggttgagtctgtgctcgctgttgtccttcataggtaccttccgctgggacatgtgaggagatggtggcatcctccgatgtacagaccgctggtggacctgtcgacaatggaggaaagacatgtgatcatcacctacatgcttgatcatgccacaatcctggaactgtgtgcccagttggtgccagacctgatgtcagctatctgccatcccacaggaatcccccctcaagtgcaggtgctgtcagtactccatttccttgcaagtgggtcatttataacaacagtggtcatagcatcagggatgtcccagactatgttttccaatgtgttgtccagagtgttgtctcccctgctgaaacacatgcagagctacatcgttttccctcaggtggaggatttgcctacagtgaaaggtgacttctatgccctgggacatatccccaacatcataggtgccattgatgggacacgtgtggctttggtatccccccacaggagtgaacaggtgtacagaaactggaagagttatcattccatgaatgtgcagatggtgtgtttggcagaccagtacatctcccatgtgaatgccaaattccctggctcagtgcatgactcttacatcctgtggaacagcatcatcccttatgtgatgggtcaactccagaggcacagtgtgtggctattaagtgagcacccagaagcaagtcagtgggaatggttgtctgggtctgggaatatccctacaggttagtgtgtgtctaaaagttgccctcgccatttgcaggtgactctggctaccccaacctgtcatggctactgaccccagtgaggaatcccaggacaagggcagaggaatgctacaatgaggcccatggtcggactcgggaggattatagagtggacctttggcctcctgaaggcgaggttcagggacctccatttgacaggtggatccctattctactcaccaaagaaggtgtgccagatcatcgtggcctcctgtatgcttcacaacttagctttgcaacgacaggtgccttttctgcaggaggatggtccagatggtggtgttgtggcagctgtgaagcctgtggacagtgaagacgaagaaacagaagaagaagcatcgacaacaggaactccgttatcctgcaatacttccagtgagacacaggtaagaatacaaacctgcctactacatgtactttaacactactacctctctactgtctgtcgttttcacccagtgtatggtcactgagttttcactttccctcacgatttcacagatgcgggtcccactgtgtgagatctgctttgtttcctcatggactagagctgtgtgacataggtatgttgacattacaattgaaagagcattttgtcactgtaattgctaaaacactatttcgaaatcacagacagactccagattgttttgtgctttaagggtgtttatttcagtgctcaatattggagggggttgtaaaatggtgaggggtgatggtggaggaatgtccatggcagagtccagtctattagtctcacaggtgcattgcccaaatgggcataggaagtagagctggggcagtttgaggatggacagggtgacaaggtgggacagaaggatgacattcagggtggtctcatttcttggtgggggtcttggcatcgttctctgtctttgtcctggatctcagggactgtttgtggggtggttctccctctgcagggggtggggtgctggtggtggtcctgtggcggtgcctcctgtccactagcgccggtggaggtggtgggcagttcatcgtccaggctagtgtcaggggccccttggggtgccacagtgtccctcctggtgttgagaacttccttcagcacccctaagaggGTGCgcagggtgaaattgatggatctgagttcctccctgaagcccaaatactgttcctcctgcaggcgctgggtctcctgaaacttggccagtactgttgccattgtctcctgggaatggtggtaggctcccatgatgtgggagagggcctcatggagattgGTTTCCCTTGTCCtgccctccccttgtcgcacagcggccctcccagttcccccgtgttcctgggcctccgtcccctggaccgtgtgcccagtgccactgcccccaggtccctgttgttgttggggtggtggattagcctgggttccctgtagtggtggacacactgctgattgacgtgtcctggggacagaggtatgggcccgctgggtgggtgctgtgctggtgtttccagaggggggaagctctgtggtggcctgtgactgtgtcaggggaaccgactgtccagaggtccctgatgggccgtgctggtcatctagatccagttggacagagctgctgtcatcactgtgagcctctcctgttggtggtgtggacatgtgtggaccctccagtcCAGTgaagttgggttggggtcctgcaggggtataaaaggatgtttattacatctgtgtgtgccatgttgtgcaatgggtgggtgaccgtgtaccccagtgcttgcattcctgtgtgggtccttgtgtgatggtggtttaggggggtgaatgggtatgtacagtggccatgctttggggatgggtgtccatgctttgttgttgcatgcagggctttgtgttaggatgtgtggtttgtgatgttaggatatttgtgatgagttggagtggtgggggtgagggtgagggtgggggtatgtgatagcatgcaagtagggtgggggatgtaatagttaagatttgacttaccagagtccattcctccatctactcctgcgaggccctcaggatgcagaatcgccaagacttgctcctcccatgttgttagttgtgggggaggaggtaggggtccgtcgccagtccactgtaccgcaatgtgccgcaatgtggtgtcttgagaccacagaacgcaccttctcccgtaggtcgttccacctcttcctgatgtcatccctatttcttgggtgctgtcccactgcgttggccctgtccactattctgcaccatagctccatcttcctagctatggaggtgtgctgcacttgtgatccgaatagctgtggctctacccgaatgatttcctccaccatgaccctgagctcctcctcagagaacctggggtgtctttgccgtgccatggtgtggtgtgggtgatgtgtggggtgatatttagtggtgtgtaatgtgaggtgcgtggaagttatgtgggtgatggtattgtgtgcctgtggatgcttggtagttgtttgtagtgtttcTCTCTGATCTTCTAATTTTGTcttaggggtttatgggtgatgtggatgtgtgttttatattgtaatgggtgtgtgggagtggtgtgtgaatgtgtatcaggtgtgtgtatttggaattgtctaatgtggctgtgttttgtaaatgtgtgtgtattttgagcgcagcggtgtgtaccgccagtggaataccgcggttgaaagaccgtcgcgtggattcgtgtgtcgtgatagtgtggtcatatttctgttggcgtgacggtggaggttttgttttcgccaatttatcactgacctttggtgtgggggacttgtgggggtgtctgaattttggcggattccgagcagtgggtcataatgaccgtggcagaattccgctgcagcGGCTGTGTGTTGGttgtcttctgcacgccggtaaacggcttttgccgccaatgttgtaatgacccccatagtcctttccgTCGTCTAGTTTCACACTCACTAGTCGATAACAGTCCACGGGCCATATAAATTTGCATGGGTTCCTCATCGGTAGAGCCTTTAGGTTCAGAACAAGTCACCTCGGAATGATGAGGAATGGCACATGAGCTTCCTGAATGTGATGGTATACAGCTCTTTTTCTTCTCCATCTTACGCTCATTAAGACAATATTCTATGGAGAGAGTCAAGTCCATCAAACCCTTGAGGTCCTCCACTCTAGAGTAATGCACTAATTCGTCTTTGATTTGATCCCGAAGACCTCTTCGAAAAAGGGTAACAAGGGTAGGTTCTacccaagaggtttcagctgccaattgtctaaaCCGTGTGATTTATTGTAAGACGTCCTGACTTCCTTGCTGGATGTCGCATAGGGCTTCTTCGGCTGAGGATTCAGGTCCAGGACACTCAAACTTCTGCTTAAAGGCAACGACAAAGGCTGGAAAATTAGATAGACGAGAATCATTGGAGGTTACCAGAGGAGTTGCCCAGGCTAAGGCCAGACCAGACAGGGCACTGATCAAATATCCAACCTTAGTCTTGTCTTGCACGAATTGTGAAGGTCGAAATGCAAAGTAAACTGCCTGGGCATCTAGGAATTCTCGCAACTTGTTAGGATTCCCAGAGAAATTAGGTGTAGTGGCAGAGATGGTGGGAACATCAGTGGTCCTAGAGACTAATGCTTGTTGAAAAGCCGCATTTTCAGTTCGTAACTGCTgtagttcctgggcttgttgttggatagtcaggagcaaTGTTTGGCTTGTTGGTTCCATATTTGTTGAGGGATTCTCCATGATTCTGGACCACGACTGGAGTTTTGggagttgcaatctgtcacgttttAACTTCAGTTTACCGCCCAGATTAGATGGGGATGGTGTGCggccttggttcttgcaagtcctATTCTGGCCATGGTAGGGCCGACCCcctccggtagccacggtgctgctgacagtagcacgctaccacagtccgtgccctccagaaagagtcccagaggaaaaccccaaaggtaaaaaACATCTTAGACAGGAACTCCCTAGAACAGAAAGGAGGACACAAAAGAATCAGAACTTTGATGCCTGGAAAATCACTGGAAAGAccgaggaaaaacaggagcaaaaactgcaGTCCAAAAGAAGACCAGTTAGAGGGTGACCAACACaagagaagtgttgcaacgcaaagagaataATCTATCCCCCTATATACCCCTTGACAGGAAGTGTCATGAAGGAAGAAAtaggactgccatcttggattgggaaagggggctatagaacaagataggaaaagacaccattatagtaaggggaacagatgcatgcagggaaggagaaTGGTATGCTAGGAAAGAGAAATCATGGGTCCTCCAGtaagaagaaggaaaaaaggagaaggccctagaatggggcaccaggtaagtgaaaggACCGAGGGGGGGCGCGGGCACCCCGCTACAATACCCGCGCATTATATGCGGCGAGGACCGACGCCCAATCCTGGGACCCGTGATCTGGAAAAAGGACCTCGGCCCCCACTGCGGCCTGATCCGTGCGATGCGATGGAGGCCCACGGCATGACACAACTTGctcaacccatcccaatctggcttccagCCAAATCACAGCACTAACACCACCTTCATCACAGCAACCAGCGACATCAGATGCTTCCTCAACCTTGGGggaacagtggccctcatcctttTCGACTTATCTGCAGCttccaacaccatctcccaccacactcttattaccagactccacagcatcagcatccaagacaacacattaagctggatctcctccttcctccccagccaaacacagaggatcctcctccctccctttgtctctgtccccaaagacatcatctgtggcattccctagagctcctccctcagccccaccctcttcaacgccacacagactcaacatcagcTCTTACACAATGACACCCTGTT
The Pleurodeles waltl isolate 20211129_DDA chromosome 11, aPleWal1.hap1.20221129, whole genome shotgun sequence genome window above contains:
- the LOC138265124 gene encoding protein LDOC1-like → MENPSTNMEPTSQTLLLTIQQQAQELQQLRTENAAFQQALVSRTTDVPTISATTPNFSGNPNKLREFLDAQAVYFAFRPSQFVQDKTKVGYLISALSGLALAWATPLVTSNDSRLSNFPAFVVAFKQKFECPGPESSAEEALCDIQQGSQDVLQ